CCGGGATCACGACTCCCTTCAGCGTTGTCCCCGAGTGGCGGCGTCGGCTCCAGTGGCTCATCGTACTGGGAACCGTCGTGTTCGCGTTCCTGGTCTTTCAGCGAGTGCTAGACATCGCCGGCGGCGTTTCACCGGGGTAAATCGTGGGTAGTCAGCTACACCAGCCATCCAGAGACGCACGAGCGCCAACCGAGAGCCGAGGACACCGATGAAACTGCACGAGTGGATTACGACTGATCGACAGCGTAACTGGCCCGAGACGCTGGCCGTCGTATTCGGGGCCGTCGTCGTCCTGACGGTCGTTCTGGCCGTCGCGACGTCCGCCGCGTCGTTCGGTCCGTACAACTACGCCTGGGACGGAACGTCGGAGTTCCGAGATCGAGTCGCAGAGGATCCCGACACCGAGCTCGAGATCGTCAACGAAACTGACCAGTACGAGGACGAAGACGCCGACGAAACCGTCGCGTTCGTGATCGCGCCCGAGACCGACTACGGCGAGACCGATACCGAACGGGTCCGCCAGTTCGTCGAAGACGGCGGCACGCTCGTCGTGCTCGATGATTTCGGCCAGCACTCGAACGAGTTGCTGTCCGCGATCGGCGCCGACGCTCGAACGGACGGACAACTGCTTCGCGACGACGTCAACCACGAGTCCACACCGATGATGCCCGTGGCAACGCCTGTCGGGGATGACGCGCTCGCGCCCGGCGTCGACGAGGTGACGTTGAATCACGCATCGGCGGTCGAACCGGGGAACGCGACGGTTCTCGTCAGGACGAGCGAGTTCGCGTATCTCGTCGAGGACGAGGAGGCGAATCTGAGCGCCGACGGCGAACTCGAACCGAGGCCGGTGGCGACGACCGAGGATATCGGTGACGGACAGGTCGTCGTCGTCAGCGATCCGAGCGTGCTCATCAATACGATGATCGACCGATCGGACAATGCGGCGTTCGTCGAGGGATTCTACGCGGACAAATCGGTCGTCCTCTTAGACGTTTCGCACGGGACCTCGGTCCCGCCGTTGATAGCGCTCCTCACCGACTTCCGGACCGAGCCGGTCGCACAGATAGCCGTTGGGCTTCTCGGGATCGGTCTCATCGCCGGCCTCTCCGGGCGGCTATCGAACGTGACCGCCCTCGCTCGAGAGGACCGAAAATCGACAGATCGCCGCACCGATCCTGATGCAAGCGACAGACAAACACCCGCTGCACCCGAACGACAAGACACGAAATAACAAAGTGATTACAGATGACTAACGACAACGAGACCGCGTCGGACAGTTCACACTCGACGACGCCAAGTGAGCTATACGATCGATTGTACGCGGAGATCAGTCGGGTTCTCGTCGGCAACGAGGAAACGGTCAGACACCTCACCGTGTCCACGTTGACCGGCGGTCACGTCCTGCTCGTGGGGAATCCGGGCGTCGCGAAGACGACGATCGCCAAACTCTTCGCCACCGCCATCGGGCTCAGCTACCGGCGCATCCAGATGACGCCCGACATCCTCCCCGCAGATATCACCGGAACGCACATCTATCGGCAGAATACCGGCGAGTTCGAACTCCAGCGCGGCCCCATCTTCTCCAATCTCCTCGTCGCGGACGAACTCAACCGCGCGACGCCGAAAACCCAGAGCGCGCTGCTCGAGGCGATGCAGGAACAGCAGGTGACCATAGAGGGCGAAACGCTCCAGTTACCCGGCCCGTTCCTGGTCATTGCGACGCTCAATCCGATCGAAAACGAGGGTGTCTTCGACCTCCCGGTCGCCCAGCGCGACCGGTTTCAGCTGCAATTGACGGTCGAGCGACCCGAACGAGCGGACGCACACGAACTCCTCGATCGAATCGACGAAAAACCGGACCTCGCCGATCCCACCGCGACGCAGGTAACGTCCGCCGATGAGATCGCCGAAGCCCAGGAAATCGTCTGGGACGTCTACGTTGCGGAGGAGATCATCGACTACATTCTCGATCTGGTCGAGGGGACGCACTCGCACCCGGACGTCCGTCACGGCGCGTCCCCTCGGGCGAGTATCGCGTTTCTCAACGCGTCGAAGGCGTCCGCGGCGATCGACGGTCGCGACTACGTCATTCCCGACGACGTAAAAGCGCTCACCGAGTTCGTGCTGGCCCACAGGCTCGTCTTGAACACCGACGCGGAGTTGAGCGACGTTACGGCTGCGGACGTCATCGCCGACGTCATCGATGCGACGGATCCGGTAAGCGTGAGTCCGGAGCAGCGGTAATCGGTATCGATACGAGCGATGGTGCCGTCGAACGCGACCCGTTTTACGATTCCTCGACGTCCCAGCGACACGTTACCAGCCAGTCGTATCTCGAGCCACCGTCCGTTACCTCGAGAGAAACGACGCGGTCGAGACCGATCGCGACGCCGCAGCCGAGAAACG
The genomic region above belongs to Natronorubrum halophilum and contains:
- a CDS encoding DUF4350 domain-containing protein, whose product is MKLHEWITTDRQRNWPETLAVVFGAVVVLTVVLAVATSAASFGPYNYAWDGTSEFRDRVAEDPDTELEIVNETDQYEDEDADETVAFVIAPETDYGETDTERVRQFVEDGGTLVVLDDFGQHSNELLSAIGADARTDGQLLRDDVNHESTPMMPVATPVGDDALAPGVDEVTLNHASAVEPGNATVLVRTSEFAYLVEDEEANLSADGELEPRPVATTEDIGDGQVVVVSDPSVLINTMIDRSDNAAFVEGFYADKSVVLLDVSHGTSVPPLIALLTDFRTEPVAQIAVGLLGIGLIAGLSGRLSNVTALAREDRKSTDRRTDPDASDRQTPAAPERQDTK
- a CDS encoding AAA family ATPase; this translates as MTNDNETASDSSHSTTPSELYDRLYAEISRVLVGNEETVRHLTVSTLTGGHVLLVGNPGVAKTTIAKLFATAIGLSYRRIQMTPDILPADITGTHIYRQNTGEFELQRGPIFSNLLVADELNRATPKTQSALLEAMQEQQVTIEGETLQLPGPFLVIATLNPIENEGVFDLPVAQRDRFQLQLTVERPERADAHELLDRIDEKPDLADPTATQVTSADEIAEAQEIVWDVYVAEEIIDYILDLVEGTHSHPDVRHGASPRASIAFLNASKASAAIDGRDYVIPDDVKALTEFVLAHRLVLNTDAELSDVTAADVIADVIDATDPVSVSPEQR